A single region of the Acinetobacter sp. WCHA45 genome encodes:
- the fis gene encoding DNA-binding transcriptional regulator Fis — MNSKSPIFTAQSDVALRIHVDRAVRHYFAQLQGEQPSQVYDMVLAEMEKPLLSVVLEYTRGNQTRAAEILGLNRGTLRKKLKAHGLMSE, encoded by the coding sequence ATGAATAGCAAATCTCCTATTTTTACGGCTCAATCTGATGTCGCTCTGCGCATCCATGTAGATCGCGCAGTTCGTCATTATTTTGCACAATTGCAAGGTGAGCAACCATCTCAAGTTTATGACATGGTTTTAGCAGAAATGGAGAAACCTCTTTTATCTGTGGTCTTAGAATACACTCGTGGCAATCAAACGCGCGCTGCTGAGATTTTAGGCCTTAACCGCGGAACTTTACGTAAAAAGTTAAAAGCTCACGGTTTAATGAGTGAATAA
- a CDS encoding MetQ/NlpA family ABC transporter substrate-binding protein: MKKLISLFLSVSVLLLAACSKQPDTKAEQKNEAGGLQTVVMASTGSDADIWRFIATLPETKAAGIKLEVKNFTDYVAMNTAVANKEVDVNAFQSYAYLVAFNASNQDKIAPVSTTYLEPMGIYSSKVKKVEEFAEGASIAIPNDAANEARALLLLQSAGLIKLKADFDPAKGTPSDIIENTKKLDIKPIQMATAVRVKDEVDAIVLGNTLAMEGGLNVLKDSIFYEPIDQSTKLNVNILAVADSRKNDPVLQKLGTLYHTEAVKKYVQEHFAGTKVDVNKPISYLTETNS, translated from the coding sequence ATGAAAAAGCTAATTAGTCTTTTTTTAAGTGTGTCTGTGTTATTACTTGCAGCGTGCAGTAAACAACCTGACACCAAAGCAGAACAAAAAAATGAAGCGGGTGGATTACAAACCGTTGTAATGGCATCAACAGGTTCAGATGCAGATATTTGGCGTTTTATTGCGACCTTGCCAGAAACTAAAGCTGCTGGTATCAAGCTTGAAGTGAAAAACTTTACAGACTATGTAGCTATGAATACAGCTGTAGCAAATAAAGAAGTCGATGTGAATGCATTCCAATCATATGCTTACCTTGTTGCTTTTAATGCTTCAAATCAAGATAAGATTGCACCAGTTTCAACGACGTACTTAGAACCTATGGGCATCTATTCAAGCAAAGTCAAAAAAGTTGAAGAGTTTGCTGAAGGTGCTTCAATCGCAATTCCAAACGATGCTGCAAACGAAGCTCGTGCGTTATTGTTATTACAAAGTGCTGGTTTGATCAAATTAAAAGCTGACTTTGATCCAGCAAAAGGCACACCAAGCGATATTATCGAAAATACGAAAAAACTCGATATTAAACCAATTCAAATGGCAACTGCTGTACGCGTTAAAGATGAAGTTGATGCAATTGTATTGGGGAATACCCTTGCAATGGAAGGTGGTTTAAATGTTCTAAAAGATTCTATCTTTTATGAACCAATTGACCAAAGCACGAAGCTGAATGTCAACATTTTAGCTGTAGCTGATTCAAGAAAAAATGATCCTGTATTACAAAAGCTAGGAACTCTTTATCACACTGAAGCGGTGAAAAAATATGTTCAAGAACATTTTGCTGGTACGAAAGTTGACGTGAATAAACCTATTAGTTATCTCACAGAAACAAATTCGTAA
- a CDS encoding methionine ABC transporter ATP-binding protein, translating to MIQFKNISKHYQLKGQTINALDQINLEIPEGSIFGIIGYSGAGKSTLIRLINLLERPTQGQVIINQKDFTAMDARTLRQERANIGMIFQHFNLLQTKTVSENIEMPLKLLGHNKADREKRLAELLDFIDLKHKKDAYPDELSGGQKQRVGIARALANHPKILLCDEATSALDPQTTQSVLALLKKINKEQKITIVMVTHEMDVIESVCDYVAVMEAGHVIETGPTLNIFSQPQHSTTKTFIQTVLQQQLPINILNNLEHKHHNSIYSLQFLGTSAQETVIQAVIKQFDLSLNILFANMTEINGTVIGQMFIQLLGDSATIQDAIKFLEQQGVKVEQSGVSQ from the coding sequence ATGATCCAATTTAAGAATATTTCAAAGCATTACCAGCTAAAAGGTCAAACGATCAACGCACTGGATCAAATTAATTTAGAGATCCCAGAAGGCAGCATCTTCGGCATTATTGGTTATAGTGGTGCAGGGAAAAGTACGTTGATTCGTTTGATTAATTTGCTTGAACGCCCAACGCAGGGACAGGTAATTATCAATCAGAAAGACTTTACTGCAATGGATGCGCGTACGCTTCGTCAAGAACGTGCAAATATCGGCATGATCTTTCAACATTTCAATTTACTGCAAACTAAAACAGTATCTGAAAATATTGAAATGCCACTCAAATTATTGGGGCATAACAAAGCTGATCGTGAAAAGCGCCTAGCAGAACTATTAGATTTCATCGATCTCAAGCACAAGAAAGATGCCTATCCTGATGAACTTTCAGGAGGACAAAAACAACGTGTAGGTATCGCCCGCGCGCTTGCAAACCATCCCAAAATTTTACTGTGTGATGAAGCAACCTCTGCACTTGACCCTCAGACCACACAATCCGTTTTAGCGCTATTAAAAAAGATTAATAAAGAACAAAAGATTACCATTGTGATGGTCACCCATGAAATGGATGTAATTGAGTCAGTCTGTGACTATGTTGCAGTCATGGAAGCAGGTCATGTGATTGAAACAGGCCCCACCCTCAATATTTTTAGTCAACCCCAGCATTCGACTACAAAGACCTTCATTCAAACAGTTTTGCAACAACAGTTACCAATTAATATCCTCAATAACCTTGAACATAAGCATCACAATAGTATTTATAGTCTGCAATTCCTGGGGACATCTGCTCAAGAAACCGTCATTCAAGCCGTGATTAAGCAATTTGATTTGAGCCTAAATATTCTTTTTGCCAACATGACTGAAATCAATGGCACTGTGATTGGACAGATGTTTATTCAACTTTTGGGTGATTCAGCGACTATTCAAGACGCTATTAAGTTTCTTGAGCAACAAGGCGTGAAAGTTGAACAATCAGGAGTAAGCCAATGA
- the purD gene encoding phosphoribosylamine--glycine ligase: protein MNILVLGSGGREHALAWKIAQDSKVTQVFVAPGNAGTATEDKCQNVDIDILNNPAIIEFAKANDVALVIVGPEAPLVNGVVDAAREAGLKIWGPTQYAAQLEGSKAFAKHFLKRHNIPTAFYDVFTEVDAAKAYIEQHGAPIVIKADGLAAGKGVIVAMTNQEAFDAIDDMLAGNKFGDAGSRVVIEQFLEGEEASFICMIDGKNILPMATSQDHKRIFEGDQGPNTGGMGAYSPAPVVTPEVFERVMNEVMRPTVDGMAADGHVYTGFLYAGLMIDEQGQPRVIEFNCRFGDPETQPIMMRLKSSLVDLVEAGIAGNLPKEAEWDDRKSIGIVLAAEGYPDTVRRGDVISGIGQSPEDTKIFHAGTATTEDGHVITAGGRVLCVTALGDTVLEAQINALEVCGQVTFTGMQYRSDIGYRAIAREKAE, encoded by the coding sequence ATGAATATTTTAGTTTTGGGTAGCGGTGGCCGTGAACATGCACTTGCATGGAAAATCGCACAAGATTCAAAAGTAACACAAGTTTTTGTTGCGCCAGGTAATGCAGGCACAGCAACTGAAGATAAGTGTCAAAACGTTGACATCGATATTTTAAATAATCCTGCCATTATCGAATTTGCAAAGGCAAATGATGTGGCATTGGTTATTGTTGGTCCTGAAGCACCTTTAGTCAATGGTGTGGTTGATGCAGCACGTGAAGCAGGTTTAAAAATCTGGGGGCCGACTCAGTACGCTGCACAGCTTGAAGGTTCTAAAGCATTCGCTAAACATTTCTTAAAACGTCATAACATCCCTACAGCATTTTATGATGTATTTACTGAAGTTGATGCTGCAAAAGCTTATATCGAACAGCATGGCGCACCAATCGTAATCAAAGCGGATGGCTTAGCGGCAGGTAAAGGCGTTATCGTTGCGATGACTAACCAAGAAGCATTTGATGCCATTGATGATATGTTAGCGGGCAACAAATTCGGTGATGCTGGATCACGTGTTGTGATTGAACAATTCCTCGAAGGTGAAGAAGCAAGCTTCATTTGCATGATCGACGGTAAAAACATTTTACCGATGGCAACTTCACAAGACCATAAACGTATTTTTGAAGGCGACCAAGGTCCAAATACGGGTGGTATGGGTGCTTACTCTCCTGCTCCAGTTGTTACACCAGAAGTATTTGAACGTGTAATGAATGAAGTCATGCGCCCTACTGTTGATGGTATGGCAGCAGATGGTCATGTTTACACAGGTTTCTTATATGCTGGTTTAATGATTGATGAACAAGGTCAACCACGCGTTATTGAATTTAACTGTCGTTTCGGTGATCCAGAAACACAACCGATTATGATGCGCTTAAAATCATCTTTAGTAGATTTGGTTGAAGCGGGTATTGCGGGCAATCTTCCAAAAGAAGCTGAATGGGATGATCGCAAATCAATCGGCATCGTACTTGCAGCTGAAGGATACCCTGATACAGTCCGCAGAGGCGATGTGATTTCTGGTATTGGACAATCTCCTGAAGATACAAAAATCTTCCATGCAGGTACTGCAACGACTGAAGATGGTCATGTGATTACTGCTGGTGGTCGCGTTCTTTGCGTGACTGCGCTTGGAGACACAGTTCTAGAAGCTCAAATCAATGCACTAGAAGTATGTGGTCAAGTGACATTTACAGGTATGCAGTATCGTAGTGATATTGGTTATCGCGCAATTGCACGTGAAAAAGCAGAATAA
- a CDS encoding DUF3426 domain-containing protein: MSEKQTRCPKCSTVYKVTLSQLSVAQGMVCCPKCIINFNALTNLIDSETADTTLTPPNRSLFSSIQPDSSFAEKQMQILSIFDQKIENSNIDLLTYLNNLNYFNTEPVTALPNLNLSEDNLLIDHEQNHKQHGWLYYTLWGLGNIALILVFAFQILWFNPKLMHDSPALNHIFNYACSVVTCKIKNEQYKFLSFEKVKIKRVGKDETSFTGVLVNRHKDSLVIPSIKVILKENGEVITDITLKPQDYLVDSLKSIQRIPTNSPFRFEFIVPKSKNSFDDYSLEIVQP, encoded by the coding sequence ATGAGTGAAAAACAAACCCGCTGCCCTAAATGCTCAACCGTGTATAAAGTAACCCTTTCACAACTTAGCGTTGCACAGGGCATGGTTTGTTGCCCAAAATGTATCATTAATTTTAATGCATTAACGAATCTAATCGATTCTGAAACGGCTGACACGACCTTAACACCACCAAATCGTTCATTATTTTCTTCGATTCAACCCGATAGTTCTTTTGCTGAGAAGCAAATGCAAATTTTGAGTATTTTTGATCAGAAAATTGAAAACTCAAATATTGATTTATTGACTTATTTAAATAATTTAAATTACTTTAATACTGAACCTGTTACGGCATTGCCTAATTTGAACTTATCAGAAGATAACTTATTAATCGACCATGAACAAAATCATAAACAACATGGCTGGCTTTATTACACGTTGTGGGGATTAGGCAATATTGCATTAATTCTAGTTTTTGCTTTTCAGATTTTATGGTTCAATCCAAAACTCATGCATGATAGTCCAGCATTGAATCACATCTTTAACTATGCTTGCAGTGTAGTAACGTGCAAAATAAAGAATGAACAATATAAATTTCTTAGTTTTGAAAAAGTAAAAATTAAACGTGTAGGAAAAGATGAAACAAGCTTCACGGGTGTATTAGTAAACCGTCACAAAGATAGTCTTGTGATCCCCTCTATTAAAGTGATTCTAAAAGAAAATGGAGAAGTCATCACCGATATCACGCTAAAGCCACAGGATTATTTAGTGGATAGTTTAAAAAGCATCCAACGAATCCCAACGAATAGCCCTTTTAGATTCGAATTTATAGTGCCAAAGAGTAAAAATAGCTTCGATGATTATAGTTTAGAAATTGTACAGCCTTAA
- the purH gene encoding bifunctional phosphoribosylaminoimidazolecarboxamide formyltransferase/IMP cyclohydrolase: MTIKRALISVSDKTGIVEFAQNLAALGVEILSTGGTYKLLKDNNIAVVEVSEHTGFPEMMDGRVKTLHPKIHGGILARRGLDEAVMQEHNIDAIDLVVVNLYPFAATVAKPNCSLADAIENIDIGGPTMVRAAAKNHASVGIIVNASDYDLVVAELKDHGALSYETRFDLAVKAFEHTAQYDGMIASYLGARVGKAEGEADLFPRTFNTQLNKAQDLRYGENPHQNAAFYVEANAKEASVSTAKQLQGKELSYNNIADTDAALECVKSFAKPACVIVKHANPCGVAVSLDGIQAAYDLAYATDPESAFGGIIAFNRELDVATAQAIVDRQFVEVIIAPSIAEGVLEVTGAKKNVRVLVCGELPAIDARTAQLDYKRVNGGLLVQDQDLGMITKDDLKVVTKRAPTEQEIDDLIFAWKVAKYVKSNAIVYAKNRQTIGVGAGQMSRVNSARIAAIKAEHAGLVVEGAVMASDAFFPFRDGIDNAAKAGIKCIIQPGGSMRDEETIAAADEAGIAMVFTGMRHFRH, encoded by the coding sequence ATGACTATCAAACGTGCTTTAATCTCTGTTTCCGATAAAACTGGAATCGTTGAATTTGCTCAAAATCTTGCAGCTCTAGGGGTAGAAATTTTATCTACGGGCGGTACATATAAGTTGCTTAAAGACAACAATATCGCTGTAGTAGAAGTTTCTGAACATACAGGTTTTCCTGAAATGATGGATGGTCGTGTTAAGACACTACATCCAAAAATTCATGGTGGTATTTTAGCTCGTCGTGGTCTAGACGAAGCTGTGATGCAAGAACACAATATCGATGCAATTGATCTTGTGGTAGTAAACCTTTATCCATTTGCTGCAACAGTTGCTAAACCAAATTGCTCACTTGCAGATGCGATTGAGAACATCGACATTGGCGGTCCAACTATGGTTCGCGCCGCTGCGAAAAACCATGCTTCTGTGGGTATTATTGTAAATGCTTCTGACTATGATTTAGTTGTTGCTGAATTAAAAGATCATGGTGCACTTTCTTACGAGACTCGTTTCGACTTAGCGGTAAAAGCGTTTGAGCACACAGCACAATATGATGGCATGATTGCATCTTATCTTGGTGCTCGTGTTGGCAAAGCTGAGGGTGAAGCAGATTTATTCCCTCGCACGTTCAATACCCAACTTAATAAAGCTCAAGATTTGCGTTATGGTGAGAACCCTCATCAAAATGCAGCATTCTATGTTGAAGCAAATGCTAAAGAAGCATCAGTTTCAACTGCGAAACAATTACAAGGCAAAGAATTGTCTTATAACAATATTGCAGATACAGATGCAGCACTTGAGTGTGTTAAATCATTTGCAAAACCTGCTTGTGTCATCGTTAAACATGCAAACCCATGTGGTGTTGCAGTTTCATTAGATGGTATCCAAGCGGCTTATGATCTTGCTTATGCAACTGATCCTGAATCTGCATTTGGTGGCATCATTGCATTCAACCGTGAATTAGACGTTGCAACTGCACAGGCCATTGTGGATCGCCAATTTGTTGAAGTGATTATTGCACCAAGTATTGCTGAAGGTGTACTTGAAGTTACTGGCGCGAAAAAGAATGTACGTGTGTTAGTCTGTGGTGAACTTCCTGCAATCGATGCACGTACCGCTCAACTTGACTATAAACGCGTGAATGGTGGTTTGTTAGTTCAAGATCAAGACTTAGGTATGATCACCAAAGATGATCTTAAAGTAGTAACTAAACGCGCACCAACCGAACAAGAAATTGATGATCTTATCTTTGCTTGGAAAGTAGCAAAATATGTGAAATCAAATGCGATTGTTTATGCTAAAAATCGTCAAACGATTGGTGTAGGCGCAGGTCAAATGAGCCGCGTAAATTCTGCTCGTATTGCTGCAATCAAAGCTGAACATGCTGGCTTAGTGGTTGAAGGTGCGGTCATGGCATCTGATGCATTCTTCCCATTCCGTGATGGTATTGATAATGCGGCTAAAGCTGGCATTAAATGTATTATCCAACCGGGTGGTTCTATGCGCGATGAAGAAACAATTGCAGCCGCTGATGAAGCTGGTATTGCAATGGTGTTCACGGGTATGCGTCACTTCCGTCATTAA
- the prmA gene encoding 50S ribosomal protein L11 methyltransferase produces MNWLQIHITVDQHQVELTETLLLSLGAVSVTLDDAEDQALLEPLPGETPLWNKVIVTGIYQQEEDDPIDVDTLEAFLRAQLPDVPMRHEYLENQVWERAWMDYYEPIQIGEKYWIVPEWLEPPEADATNIKLDPGLAFGTGNHASTFLCLQWLGKTDVKDKIVIDYGCGSGILGVAALLLGAKKVYATDIDPQAVLATKQNAELNGVLERLYVGLPEEFEQEFKQQQADILVANILAAPLMALAPEFSTLLKNEGEFALAGVIEEQVADVSSVYSEFFDILQIEKREENWCRISGKRKTTI; encoded by the coding sequence GTGAACTGGCTACAAATTCATATTACTGTTGATCAACATCAAGTTGAACTTACCGAAACCCTGTTACTCTCTTTGGGAGCGGTCAGCGTAACGCTGGATGATGCAGAAGATCAGGCATTGCTTGAGCCTTTACCAGGAGAAACTCCGCTCTGGAATAAAGTTATTGTAACGGGTATTTATCAACAGGAAGAAGATGATCCAATTGATGTGGATACTCTGGAGGCTTTTCTCAGGGCTCAGCTTCCAGATGTGCCAATGCGCCATGAATATCTGGAGAATCAGGTATGGGAACGTGCCTGGATGGATTATTACGAACCAATCCAAATTGGCGAGAAATATTGGATCGTACCTGAGTGGTTAGAACCACCTGAAGCTGATGCAACAAATATTAAACTTGATCCAGGTCTTGCTTTTGGTACAGGTAACCATGCAAGCACTTTCTTGTGCCTACAGTGGTTGGGTAAAACCGACGTAAAAGATAAAATCGTCATTGACTATGGCTGTGGTTCGGGCATTTTAGGCGTTGCAGCTTTATTGCTTGGTGCTAAAAAAGTTTATGCCACTGATATCGATCCTCAAGCAGTATTGGCTACAAAACAAAATGCAGAATTAAATGGTGTACTTGAGCGTCTTTATGTAGGATTACCTGAAGAGTTTGAGCAAGAATTCAAACAACAACAAGCGGATATACTTGTCGCGAATATTTTAGCGGCACCGCTCATGGCACTTGCGCCTGAATTCTCAACTTTATTGAAAAATGAGGGTGAATTCGCACTTGCTGGTGTAATCGAAGAGCAAGTTGCTGATGTTTCTAGTGTTTATTCTGAATTTTTTGATATATTACAGATCGAAAAACGTGAAGAGAACTGGTGTCGCATCTCAGGAAAACGTAAAACAACAATTTGA